Proteins co-encoded in one Setaria viridis chromosome 9, Setaria_viridis_v4.0, whole genome shotgun sequence genomic window:
- the LOC117839318 gene encoding QWRF motif-containing protein 2 has translation MVAAAAAATAPDPAHPARPPLTPALDKPNSAAARRNSRSNKPVSSRYLSAGAAAAAASPASSTSSSTSSSSSSSSRRSLSAQRTRASTPPPQHSTSPTTTASAAAAAAAATATATTMRSLSVSFQGESFFYKTSRAPRASSPSSPAARRGPTPERRKSVSSVPEAENARPQGRWPAAKPKASDPLARSLDCSLDRKDSILAAVHLLRRSMAFDSTTSLSPSDPAAAAAPDLSASSDTDSVSSGSNSGAGDPPRRGISVPARFWQETNSRLRRLPEPGLPLPSSGRRSFSDSPMSPRLPGRSPSPCRGSRGAASPSRGRGGEASPNGHMMQAPANAPSIISFAAEVRRAKKGENRIEEAHRLRLLDNRHLQWRCINARTDASLLVQSFTAEKTLHSAWKEISRLRDNVSSKRCRLQLQKQKLKLFAILRGQMSYLEDWSHIEKHHSSALSAAIKALKASTLRLPVVDGAKGDVQGVKEAVNSAVDVMHTMTSSICNLLSKVEGTSSVVSELAKLATQEQMLLDQSKDLLSTVAAIHVKKCSLQAHMLQRNQKQCPTHL, from the exons ATGgtggctgccgcggcggcggccaccgcgccagatccggcccaccccgcgcgcccgccgctcaCGCCGGCGCTCGACAAGCCcaactccgccgccgcgcggaggAACTCGCGCTCCAACAAGCCCGTCTCCTCCAGGTACctgtccgccggcgccgccgccgccgccgcgtccccggcctcctccacgTCGTCCTCCACgtcttcgtcctcctcgtcctcgtcccggCGCTCCCTGTCGGCGCAGCGCACCCGAGCGtccactccgccgccgcagcactcCACGtcgcccaccaccaccgcgtcggcagcggccgcggccgcggcggcgacagctACCGCGACCACGATGCGGAGCCTCTCGGTGTCGTTCCAGGGGGAGTCCTTCTTCTACAAGACGTCGCGCGCGCcgcgggcctcgtcgccgtcctcaCCCGCTGCGCGGCGCGGGCCCACGCCGGAGCGCCGGAAGAGCGTGTCCTCCGTGCCGGAGGCCGAGAACGCGCGGCCGCAGGGCCGATGGCCCGCGGCCAAGCCCAAGGCATCGGACCCGCTCGCTCGCAGCCTCGACTGCAGCCTCGACCGCAAGGactccatcctcgccgccgttcACCTGCTCCGCCGCTCTATGGCCTTCGACTCCACCACATCGCTCTCCCCGTCCGACCcggcagctgcagcagctccAGACCTGTCCGCGTCCTCCGATACAGACAGCGTCTCGTCTGGAAGCAACTCGGGCGCCGGTGATCCCCCGCGCCGCGGCATCAGCGTGCCGGCAAGGTTCTGGCAGGAAACCAAcagccgcctgcgccgccttccAGAGCCTGGGCTGCCACTACCATCGTCTGGCCGGAGGTCGTTCTCAGACAGTCCAATGTCGCCAAGGCTGCCGGGTCGGTCCCCATCTCCATGCCGTGGAAGCAGGGGCGCCGCGAGTCCATCAAGAGGGCGTGGTGGGGAAGCATCGCCAAATGGGCATATGATGCAAGCTCCAGCAAATGCGCCATCTATCATCAGCTTTGCTGCGGAGGTGAGGAGGGCGAAGAAGGGAGAGAACAGAATCGAGGAAGCACACAGGCTGCGGCTGCTGGACAACCGGCATTTGCAGTGGCGGTGCATCAATGCACGGACAGACGCATCACTTCTGGTGCAGAGCTTCACTGCCGAG AAAACCCTTCACAGCGCATGGAAAGAAATATCAAGATTACGTGACAATGTCAGTTCCAAAAGATGCAGACTCCAACTCCAGAAACAAAAACTTAAATTGTTTGCTATTCTTAGGGGTCAG ATGTCGTATCTAGAGGACTGGTCTCATATAGAAAAACATCATTCAAGTGCTTTATCAGCAGCAATTAAAGCACTGAAGGCTAGTACTCTTCGTCTTCCGGTTGTTGATGGTGCAAAG GGTGATGTGCAAGGTGTGAAGGAAGCTGTTAACTCAGCTGTGGATGTAATGCACACAATGACATCCTCGATATGTAATCTGCTGTctaag GTTGAGGGAACAAGCTCTGTAGTGTCTGAGCTTGCTAAACTCGCCACACAAGAACAAATGTTGTTGGACCAATCGAAGGATCTCTTGTCCACGGTTGCAGCAATACAT GTCAAGAAGTGTAGTTTGCAAGCCCACATGCTGCAACGAAACCAAAAGCAGTGCCCGACACACTTGTAG
- the LOC117836647 gene encoding probable N-acetyltransferase HLS1: MTMTMTMRDEEEEEEQGVVIRSYNPKTDQAGTEAVDRECEVGPAGGMSLHADLLGDPVARIRHSPHHLMLVAETSGPGSRIVGLIRGTVKSVATGKACPQGEPAFANVGYILGLRVAPSHRRMGIARLLVRQLERWFEVMGAEYAYMATDKSNEASLRLFTGRCGYSKFRTPSLLVHPVHSHRLRAPRRATVVRLGACDAERLYRSRFANVEFFPADIGAVLDNQLSRGTFLAIVDGGGYEWRGVEDFLSSPPASWAVASAWDCGGVFRLEVRGASRLRRGAAAATRALDRVAKWLRVPSVPDFFRPFAGWFVYGLGGDGGDAAVAAEALFASIVNMARGAAAAVALEVAAMDPLRSRIPHWRRLSCAEDLWCMKRLGGGGGHADGWDWSRSVPGSSIFVDPREV, from the exons ATGACCATGACCATGACCATgagagacgaggaggaggaggaggagcaagggGTGGTGATCCGGAGCTACAACCCCAAGACGGACCAAGCCGGCACGGAGGCCGTCGACAGGGAGTGCGAGGTCGGCCCGGCCGGCGGGATGTCCCTGCACGCCGACCTCCTCGGCGACCCCGTCGCGCGCATCCGCCACTCGCCGCACCACCTCATGCTG GTAGCTGAGACGTCCGGGCCGGGCAGCCGGATCGTCGGCCTCATCCGCGGCACCGTCAAGTCCGTCGCCACCGGCAAGGCCTGCCCTCAGGGCGAACCCGCCTTCGCCAACGTCGGGTACATTCTCGGCCTCCGCGTCGCGCCCTCCCACAG GCGGATGGGCATCGCGCGGCTGTTGGTGCGGCAGCTGGAGCGGTGGTTCGAGGTCATGGGCGCCGAGTACGCGTACATGGCCACCGACAAGTCCAACGAGGCGTCGCTGCGCCTCTTCACCGGCCGCTGCGGCTACTCCAAGTTCCGGACGCCGTCGCTCCTTGTGCACCCCGTGCACTCGCACCGCCTcagggcgccgcgccgcgccacggtCGTGCGTCTGGGCGCCTGCGACGCCGAGCGGCTCTACCGCAGCCGGTTCGCGAACGTGGAGTTCTTCCCCGCGGACATCGGCGCCGTCCTCGACAACCAGCTCTCCCGGGGCACGTTCCTGGCGATCGTCGACGGGGGCGGCTACGAGTGGCGCGGGGTGGAGGACTTCctgtcctcgccgccggcgtcgtgggCGGTGGCGAGCGCGTGGGACTGCGGCGGCGTGTTCCGCCTCGAGGTCCGCGGCGCGTCCCgtctccgccgcggcgccgcggccgccacccgCGCGCTGGACCGCGTGGCCAAGTGGCTCCGCGTCCCGTCCGTGCCGGACTtcttccgcccgttcgccgggTGGTTCGTGtacggcctcggcggcgacggcggcgacgccgcggtggccgcggaGGCGCTGTTCGCGTCGATCGTCAACAtggcgcgcggcgccgcggccgccgtggcctTGGAGGTGGCGGCCATGGACCCGCTCCGCTCCCGCATCCCGCACTGGCGCCGCCTGTCCTGCGCCGAGGACCTGTGGTGCATGAagcgcctcggcggcggcggcggccacgcggaTGGATGGGATTGGTCCAGGTCGGTCCCTGGTAGCTCCATCTTCGTGGACCCCAGGGAGGTTTGA
- the LOC117838747 gene encoding phototropic-responsive NPH3 family protein NPY4 isoform X2 — protein MCTRPAHAHPCVAASGAHSPSPSSRAGTIVASELVSDITVRIGTTKFYLHKFPLLSKCARFQKLIPTTGDENIDIQIHDIPGGAKAFEICAKFCYGMIVTLNAYNVIAARCAAEYLEMNETVDKGNLIYKIDVFLSSSIFRSWKDSIIVLGTTKAHLPWAEDLKLVSHCIDSVASKASIDVSKVEWSYTYNRKKLPTESGNDSPWNGVKQQQLVPKDWWVEDLTDLDIDAYKQVITAIKAKCMVSKDVIGEAIKAYTYKKLPSLSKVSMIHGDAKVRAMLVTITCLLPSEKGSVSCSFLLKLLKATNLLKCGEMCRKELMKRIARQLEEASVSDLLIPTVDGDTTVYDIDLILSIVEEFVRQDSKHAQKHNGGEVNDHVSAPSASMITVAKIVDGYLAEVAKDPNIPVYKFFSLAETVSGNSRPVHDGLYRAIDMYLKEHPSLGKSDKKRLCALMDCKKLSPDACAHAVQNERLPLRIVVQVLYHEQTRASAAATIRADSIGIGSYESSRSGATTNTEDEWDGVMAVEDLSLSKTTKLDKCDTAGTDAEKNHGGNKAANSRAKGGATPKKALGKMMSSKGQAGERSSSDSSDSAILPRQEHPKRTPARSTTKSAAA, from the exons ATGTGCACGCGACCGGCGCATGCACACCCTTGCGTGGCCGCATCTGGGGCGCACTCCCCGTCCCCGTCTTCCCGAGCCGGTAC TATTGTGGCATCTGAATTGGTGAGCGACATCACTGTTCGTATTGGGACTACAAAGTTTTACCTTCACAAG TTTCCACTCTTGTCCAAGTGTGCTCGCTTTCAAAAGTTGATCCCAACCACTGGTGATGAAAATATTGACATACAAATCCATGACATTCCTGGTGGTGCAAAGGCTTTTGAGATCTGTGCCAAGTTTTGCTATGGCATGATAGTCACACTCAATGCCTACAATGTGATTGCTGCACGCTGTGCTGCAGAGTACTTGGAGATGAATGAGACTGTTGACAAGGGCAATCTGATCTACAAGATTGATGTCTTCCTCAGCTCAAGCATATTTCGGAGCTGGAAAGACTCTATTATTGTTCTTGGGACAACAAAGGCTCATTTGCCTTGGGCAGAGGATCTTAAGTTGGTTAGCCACTGCATTGATTCTGTTGCTTCAAAAGCCTCTATTGACGTTTCAAAGGTCGAATGGTCATACACGTACAATCGAAAGAAGCTCCCAACTGAGAGTGGCAATGATTCTCCCTGGAATGGAGTCAAACAGCAGCAGTTAGTTCCAAAGGATTGGTGGGTTGAAGATCTGACTGATCTTGACATTGATGCCTACAAGCAAGTCATAACAGCAATCAAAGCCAAATGTATGGTGTCCAAGGATGTTATTGGTGAGGCAATCAAAGCCTATACTTACAAGAAGCTTCCATCATTGAGCAAGGTATCAATGATCCATGGTGATGCAAAGGTTCGGGCAATGCTAGTTACCATCACATGCCTGTTGCCATCTGAGAAAGGTTCAGTCTCATGCAGCTTCCTTTTAAAGCTACTGAAGGCAACAAATCTGCTGAAGTGTGGAGAGATGTGCAGGAAAGAGCTTATGAAGCGTATTGCCCGACAACTGGAAGAAGCATCAGTGTCTGATCTTCTGATCCCTACAGTGGACGGTGATACCACTGTTTATGACATTGACCTGATTCTTAGCATTGTTGAGGAATTTGTCAGACAAGATTCTAAGCATGCCCAGAAGCATAATGGTGGGGAAGTGAATGATCATGTTTCAGCTCCTAGTGCATCAATGATTACGGTGGCCAAAATTGTCGATGGATATCTTGCAGAGGTTGCAAAGGACCCAAACATACCTGTTTATAAGTTTTTCAGTCTAGCTGAGACAGTTTCAGGCAATTCAAGGCCAGTTCATGATGGGCTATACCGTGCCATTGATATGTATCTGAAG GAGCACCCAAGCTTGGGCAAGAGCGATAAGAAGAGGCTCTGCGCCCTCATGGACTGCAAGAAGCTGTCGCCTGATGCATGTGCTCATGCTGTGCAGAACGAGCGCCTACCTCTGAGGATTGTGGTGCAGGTTCTATACCACGAGCAGACAAGGGCTTCTGCAGCAGCCACCATCCGAGCTGACAGCATCGGCATTGGTTCCTACGAGAGCTCAAGATCAGGTGCCACAACGAACACTGAAGACGAGTGGGACGGAGTCATGGCCGTGGAAGACCTCAGCCTGTCCAAGACCACAAAGCTCGACAAATGTGACACCGCTGGTACTGACGCTGAGAAGAACCATGGAGGCAACAAAGCGGCCAATAGCAGGGCGAAAGGCGGTGCAAcgccgaagaaggcgctggGGAAGATGATGTCGAGCAAAGGACAGGCTGGGGAGCGCAGCAGCTCGGATTCATCTGACAGCGCCATCTTGCCAAGACAGGAGCACCCCAAGAGGACTCCCGCAAGGAGTACCACCAAGTCGGCAGCCGCGTAG
- the LOC117838747 gene encoding phototropic-responsive NPH3 family protein NPY4 isoform X1 — protein sequence MKFMKLGSNPDTFQGDGNEVSIVASELVSDITVRIGTTKFYLHKFPLLSKCARFQKLIPTTGDENIDIQIHDIPGGAKAFEICAKFCYGMIVTLNAYNVIAARCAAEYLEMNETVDKGNLIYKIDVFLSSSIFRSWKDSIIVLGTTKAHLPWAEDLKLVSHCIDSVASKASIDVSKVEWSYTYNRKKLPTESGNDSPWNGVKQQQLVPKDWWVEDLTDLDIDAYKQVITAIKAKCMVSKDVIGEAIKAYTYKKLPSLSKVSMIHGDAKVRAMLVTITCLLPSEKGSVSCSFLLKLLKATNLLKCGEMCRKELMKRIARQLEEASVSDLLIPTVDGDTTVYDIDLILSIVEEFVRQDSKHAQKHNGGEVNDHVSAPSASMITVAKIVDGYLAEVAKDPNIPVYKFFSLAETVSGNSRPVHDGLYRAIDMYLKEHPSLGKSDKKRLCALMDCKKLSPDACAHAVQNERLPLRIVVQVLYHEQTRASAAATIRADSIGIGSYESSRSGATTNTEDEWDGVMAVEDLSLSKTTKLDKCDTAGTDAEKNHGGNKAANSRAKGGATPKKALGKMMSSKGQAGERSSSDSSDSAILPRQEHPKRTPARSTTKSAAA from the exons ATGAAGTTCATGAAGCTTGGATCGAATCCGGATACCTTTCAGGGTGATGGGAATGAAGTCAG TATTGTGGCATCTGAATTGGTGAGCGACATCACTGTTCGTATTGGGACTACAAAGTTTTACCTTCACAAG TTTCCACTCTTGTCCAAGTGTGCTCGCTTTCAAAAGTTGATCCCAACCACTGGTGATGAAAATATTGACATACAAATCCATGACATTCCTGGTGGTGCAAAGGCTTTTGAGATCTGTGCCAAGTTTTGCTATGGCATGATAGTCACACTCAATGCCTACAATGTGATTGCTGCACGCTGTGCTGCAGAGTACTTGGAGATGAATGAGACTGTTGACAAGGGCAATCTGATCTACAAGATTGATGTCTTCCTCAGCTCAAGCATATTTCGGAGCTGGAAAGACTCTATTATTGTTCTTGGGACAACAAAGGCTCATTTGCCTTGGGCAGAGGATCTTAAGTTGGTTAGCCACTGCATTGATTCTGTTGCTTCAAAAGCCTCTATTGACGTTTCAAAGGTCGAATGGTCATACACGTACAATCGAAAGAAGCTCCCAACTGAGAGTGGCAATGATTCTCCCTGGAATGGAGTCAAACAGCAGCAGTTAGTTCCAAAGGATTGGTGGGTTGAAGATCTGACTGATCTTGACATTGATGCCTACAAGCAAGTCATAACAGCAATCAAAGCCAAATGTATGGTGTCCAAGGATGTTATTGGTGAGGCAATCAAAGCCTATACTTACAAGAAGCTTCCATCATTGAGCAAGGTATCAATGATCCATGGTGATGCAAAGGTTCGGGCAATGCTAGTTACCATCACATGCCTGTTGCCATCTGAGAAAGGTTCAGTCTCATGCAGCTTCCTTTTAAAGCTACTGAAGGCAACAAATCTGCTGAAGTGTGGAGAGATGTGCAGGAAAGAGCTTATGAAGCGTATTGCCCGACAACTGGAAGAAGCATCAGTGTCTGATCTTCTGATCCCTACAGTGGACGGTGATACCACTGTTTATGACATTGACCTGATTCTTAGCATTGTTGAGGAATTTGTCAGACAAGATTCTAAGCATGCCCAGAAGCATAATGGTGGGGAAGTGAATGATCATGTTTCAGCTCCTAGTGCATCAATGATTACGGTGGCCAAAATTGTCGATGGATATCTTGCAGAGGTTGCAAAGGACCCAAACATACCTGTTTATAAGTTTTTCAGTCTAGCTGAGACAGTTTCAGGCAATTCAAGGCCAGTTCATGATGGGCTATACCGTGCCATTGATATGTATCTGAAG GAGCACCCAAGCTTGGGCAAGAGCGATAAGAAGAGGCTCTGCGCCCTCATGGACTGCAAGAAGCTGTCGCCTGATGCATGTGCTCATGCTGTGCAGAACGAGCGCCTACCTCTGAGGATTGTGGTGCAGGTTCTATACCACGAGCAGACAAGGGCTTCTGCAGCAGCCACCATCCGAGCTGACAGCATCGGCATTGGTTCCTACGAGAGCTCAAGATCAGGTGCCACAACGAACACTGAAGACGAGTGGGACGGAGTCATGGCCGTGGAAGACCTCAGCCTGTCCAAGACCACAAAGCTCGACAAATGTGACACCGCTGGTACTGACGCTGAGAAGAACCATGGAGGCAACAAAGCGGCCAATAGCAGGGCGAAAGGCGGTGCAAcgccgaagaaggcgctggGGAAGATGATGTCGAGCAAAGGACAGGCTGGGGAGCGCAGCAGCTCGGATTCATCTGACAGCGCCATCTTGCCAAGACAGGAGCACCCCAAGAGGACTCCCGCAAGGAGTACCACCAAGTCGGCAGCCGCGTAG